Proteins from a genomic interval of Lolium perenne isolate Kyuss_39 chromosome 1, Kyuss_2.0, whole genome shotgun sequence:
- the LOC127304598 gene encoding uncharacterized protein has protein sequence MYTPVLGGESKLAYTWEDFEIAPYPGFTSAADAVIKKFWRNYRVATEHKERADVVLRNMCRKLTRQQWYNQRITCIGHFYAEQGVRYTKPEIVQGLAPAMTIDDFMSVVPHWADNNKRAAFMELVKNWVGENPDFKAVSDRNKANRGNQGTHTAGAAAPIAIGSVWYI, from the exons atgtacactccggtccttgggggcgagtccaagctagcctacacttgggaagactttgagatagcgccttaccctggctttacttccgccgccgacgccgtgatcaagaagttttgg cgcaattatagggtggcgactgagcataaggagagggcggacgtggtgctccgtaacatgtgtcggaagttgacacggcagcagtggtacaaccagaggatcacgtgcatcggccacttctatgctgagcagggcgtaaggtacacaaagcctgagattgtgcagggactcgccccggctatgacgatagatgacttcatgtcg gttgtaccacattgggctgataataataagagggccgccttcatggagttggtcaagaattgggtcggcgaaaaccccgattTCAAGGCCGTGAGCGACCGGAACAAGGCCAACCGTGGGAATCAGGGAACACACACCGCGGGAGCAGCAGCACCGATCGCTATCGGGAGCGTCtggtacatataa